In Trifolium pratense cultivar HEN17-A07 linkage group LG7, ARS_RC_1.1, whole genome shotgun sequence, a genomic segment contains:
- the LOC123896953 gene encoding FCS-Like Zinc finger 5 produces the protein MMLGKRPRPPMKRTTSLSEITFDLNTVITAEDDPNNNNNLFNNLHGPAGVGPYGLYPPTSPGINGSDQSRGLPTVSPRNHRRNSCDMTHPDFLRSCFLCKRRLVPGRDIYMYKGDSAFCSLECRQQQMNQDEKKDKCCVVSSKKKLVVTAGSQVTTNL, from the exons ATGATGTTAGGAAAAAGACCTCGTCCTCCAATGAAAAGAACAACAAGCTTGTCAGAAATAACCTTCGATCTGAACACAGTAATTACTGCAGAGGATGACCCTAACAATAATAACAACCTCTTCAACAACCTTCATGGACCTGCAGGTGTTGGTCCGTACGGACTATATCCACCAACTTCACCTGGAATCAACGGTTCAGATCAGAGCAGGGGTTTGCCCACAGTTTCACCTAGAAATCATAGAAGAAATTCCTGTGACATGACTCACCCTGATTTTTTGCGCTCTTGCTTTCTCTGTAAACGCCGTTTGGTTCCTGGCCGTGATATCTACATGTACAA GGGAGATAGTGCTTTTTGCAGTCTAGAGTGTCGTCAACAACAGATGAATCAAGATGAGAAGAAGGATAAGTGTTGTGTGGTATCATCAAAGAAAAAACTTGTGGTTACGGCTGGGTCTCAAGTTACCACAAATTTGTAA
- the LOC123896954 gene encoding major pollen allergen Lol p 11-like has protein sequence MASRVALLMFLCVLPAMVSAIRPAKNPFCLKGHVVCDPCRAGYETSAVTHIAGAEVLLECKKRVGAEVVFTTKAETDSTGEYTIYVNEDHKDQVCDVKLVSSPQNSCNEVVPGRDQARVILTGYNGIASNDRYANAMLFRANEVASGCAEILKQMQELEEDN, from the exons ATGGCTTCAAGAGTAGCTTTGTTGATGTTTTTGTGTGTTCTTCCTGCTATGGTTTCAGCTATTCGTCCAGCAAAGAATCCTTTCTGTTTGAAGGGTCATGTTGTATGTGATCCTTGCCGTGCTGGTTATGAAACCTCTGCTGTCACTCACATTGCTG GTGCTGAGgttctcctggaatgcaaaaaAAGGGTTGGCGCTGAGGTTGTGTTCACAACGAAAGCGGAGACTGACTCAACTGGAGAATACACAATCTATGTGAATGAGGATCATAAAGACCAGGTCTGTGATGTGAAGCTAGTAAGCAGTCCTCAGAATAGTTGTAACGAAGTCGTACCAGGACGTGACCAAGCACGTGTTATTCTCACCGGATACAACGGCATTGCCTCTAATGATAGGTATGCCAATGCCATGCTATTCAGGGCAAATGAAGTTGCTTCTGGGTGTGCTGAGATCCTCAAGCAAATGCAGGAGTTGGAAGAAGACAATTAA